The Desulfonatronum sp. SC1 genome has a segment encoding these proteins:
- a CDS encoding type II toxin-antitoxin system mRNA interferase toxin, RelE/StbE family → MYKLAWSQSFKRGYKKAVRSNPHLEQKNHDMLEFLCKEPFDSRLRSHKLYGKLDGLWACRVEHDCRIVFAFDKDPQTGDQLIALIDVGKHDEVY, encoded by the coding sequence CAAAGCTTCAAGCGCGGCTATAAGAAGGCTGTGCGAAGCAACCCGCATCTTGAACAAAAAAACCACGATATGCTTGAATTTCTCTGCAAAGAACCTTTCGACTCTAGGCTGAGATCGCATAAATTGTACGGCAAGTTGGATGGACTCTGGGCATGCAGGGTAGAGCATGATTGCCGAATCGTCTTTGCTTTCGACAAAGACCCGCAAACAGGTGACCAGTTGATTGCGTTGATCGATGTGGGAAAGCACGATGAAGTCTATTGA